One Streptomyces coeruleorubidus DNA segment encodes these proteins:
- a CDS encoding peptidoglycan D,D-transpeptidase FtsI family protein: MTDREPPRRRVPGPAKAARPDARRRPRPGARPARRPAPGRQAAPKPLRLGSPRPRLRLVGLALTLVLIAFVVRLFQVQAVDASTYAAKAEQNRYVGQVLAADRGEITDRSGVALATSEDAYDITADPTMFAPGQLKIGDGPEQAAALLAPILGQEQEALVKKLRPKNKALRYVKLASRQTPQVWKQIKDLKSALAKKEETDKSAHNVLAGVFSVATSKRVYPGGDLAAGILGWVNGEGKPGGGIELQLNKQLAGKDGKIRYAQSGGRLVPTAGSTETPAVPGSDVELTIDRDIQWAAQKAISDQVKESAADRGYVIVQDTRTGQILAMANSPGFDPNDLSDADSAALGNAALQDAFEPGSTAKVMSMAAVLQEGAATPMTHVVVPNRLHRGDRLFKDDVNHPTWYLTLNGVLAKSSNIGTILATGQLGKTQAQANKVLYDYLRKFGLGHYTGLGFPGETPGILAPPDKWSTSQQYTIPFGQGVSINAMQAASVYSTIANGGVRVEPTLVRGTKGPDGRFTPAPKPEKTRVVSAKTAKTLAQMLESVVDDEEGTGTKARIPGYRVAGKTGTANRVDPATGKYKGYTSSFAGFAPADKPRITVYCAIQNATKGNYFGGQICGPVYKQVMEFALKSLQVPPTGAKPARLPVTFKN, translated from the coding sequence GTGACCGACAGGGAACCCCCGCGCCGCCGCGTGCCCGGTCCCGCCAAGGCCGCTCGCCCCGACGCCCGGCGTCGCCCCCGCCCCGGTGCCCGTCCGGCCCGTCGCCCGGCCCCGGGCCGGCAGGCGGCGCCCAAGCCACTCCGGCTGGGCAGCCCCCGCCCCCGGCTGCGTCTGGTCGGGCTCGCGCTGACGCTGGTGCTGATCGCCTTCGTCGTGCGGCTGTTCCAGGTGCAGGCCGTCGACGCGAGCACGTACGCCGCCAAGGCCGAGCAGAACCGGTATGTCGGGCAGGTGCTGGCCGCGGACCGCGGGGAGATCACCGACCGGTCCGGTGTGGCGCTCGCGACCAGTGAGGACGCCTACGACATCACGGCCGACCCCACGATGTTCGCCCCCGGCCAGCTGAAGATCGGGGACGGGCCCGAGCAGGCGGCCGCGCTGCTCGCGCCGATCCTGGGCCAGGAGCAGGAGGCCCTGGTCAAGAAGCTGCGGCCGAAGAACAAGGCGCTGCGTTACGTCAAGCTGGCCTCCCGCCAGACCCCGCAGGTCTGGAAGCAGATCAAGGACCTGAAGTCCGCGCTCGCCAAGAAGGAGGAGACGGACAAGTCCGCGCACAACGTCCTCGCGGGAGTCTTCTCCGTCGCCACCAGCAAGCGCGTGTACCCGGGCGGCGACCTCGCCGCCGGGATACTGGGCTGGGTCAACGGTGAGGGCAAGCCCGGCGGCGGCATCGAGCTCCAGCTGAACAAGCAGCTCGCCGGCAAGGACGGCAAGATCCGCTACGCCCAGTCCGGCGGCCGGCTCGTCCCCACCGCGGGTTCCACCGAGACCCCAGCCGTGCCCGGCAGCGACGTCGAGCTCACCATCGACCGCGACATCCAGTGGGCCGCCCAGAAGGCCATCAGCGACCAGGTGAAGGAGTCCGCGGCCGACCGCGGCTACGTCATCGTCCAGGACACCCGCACCGGACAGATCCTGGCCATGGCCAACTCGCCCGGCTTTGACCCGAACGACCTGTCCGACGCCGACTCGGCCGCCCTCGGCAACGCGGCCCTCCAGGACGCCTTCGAGCCCGGCTCCACGGCCAAGGTCATGTCGATGGCGGCCGTCCTCCAGGAGGGCGCCGCCACCCCGATGACCCACGTCGTCGTGCCCAACCGGCTGCACCGCGGGGACCGGCTCTTCAAGGACGACGTGAACCACCCGACCTGGTACCTGACGCTCAACGGCGTCCTCGCCAAGTCCAGCAACATCGGCACCATCCTCGCCACCGGCCAGCTCGGCAAGACGCAGGCCCAGGCCAACAAGGTCCTCTACGACTACCTGCGCAAGTTCGGCCTCGGCCACTACACCGGCCTCGGCTTCCCCGGCGAGACCCCGGGCATCCTCGCCCCGCCCGACAAGTGGTCGACCTCGCAGCAGTACACGATCCCTTTCGGCCAGGGCGTCTCCATCAACGCCATGCAGGCGGCGTCGGTGTACTCGACCATCGCCAACGGCGGCGTCCGCGTCGAACCCACGCTCGTGCGCGGCACCAAGGGCCCCGACGGCCGCTTCACCCCGGCCCCCAAGCCCGAGAAGACCCGCGTCGTCAGCGCCAAGACGGCGAAGACCCTCGCCCAGATGCTGGAGTCGGTCGTGGACGACGAGGAGGGCACCGGCACCAAGGCGCGCATCCCCGGCTACCGCGTCGCGGGCAAGACGGGCACGGCCAACCGCGTGGATCCGGCCACCGGCAAGTACAAGGGCTACACGTCGTCGTTCGCCGGGTTCGCGCCCGCGGACAAGCCCCGCATCACCGTCTACTGCGCCATCCAGAACGCCACCAAGGGCAACTACTTCGGCGGCCAGATCTGCGGCCCCGTCTACAAGCAGGTCATGGAGTTCGCACTGAAGTCCCTCCAGGTCCCGCCGACCGGGGCCAAGCCCGCGAGACTGCCTGTCACGTTCAAGAACTGA
- a CDS encoding septum formation initiator family protein: MSGKPELKGRAARLARLFPTGPGQAARTPFVLLVVLLLGGGLIGLLVLNSALSEGAFKLDDLQRETKSLTDEEQALQRDIDAYSAPEALQRRARELGMVPGGDPAFLAPDGTVKGVPSPAPGVRQTSARIPLVLAPEAMPNGPTSTSGR; this comes from the coding sequence GTGAGCGGCAAACCCGAACTGAAGGGGAGGGCGGCACGTCTCGCGCGGCTCTTCCCGACCGGCCCCGGGCAGGCGGCCCGCACCCCCTTCGTCCTCCTCGTGGTCCTCCTCCTCGGCGGTGGTCTCATCGGTCTCCTGGTGCTGAACTCCGCCCTCAGCGAAGGCGCGTTCAAGCTCGACGACCTCCAGCGCGAGACCAAGAGCCTCACCGACGAGGAACAGGCCCTCCAGCGGGACATCGACGCCTACTCCGCTCCCGAGGCCCTCCAGCGCCGCGCCCGCGAACTCGGCATGGTCCCCGGCGGCGACCCCGCCTTCCTCGCCCCCGACGGCACCGTCAAGGGCGTCCCCAGCCCCGCCCCCGGCGTCCGGCAGACCTCCGCCCGCATCCCCCTGGTCCTGGCCCCCGAAGCCATGCCCAACGGCCCCACCTCGACCTCCGGCAGGTGA
- the rsmH gene encoding 16S rRNA (cytosine(1402)-N(4))-methyltransferase RsmH, with translation MSQSRHVPVMLQRCLDLLAPALEGPDPVVVDCTLGLGGHSEALLERFPGIHLVALDRDKEALRLSGERLAPYGDRATLVHAVYDELPEVLHKLGIARVQGVLFDLGVSSMQLDEADRGFAYAQDAPLDMRMDQTSGVSAAEVLNTYPPGELVRILRAYGEEKQAKRIVSAIVREREKEPFSTSARLVELIRDALPQAAKRTGGNPAKRTFQALRIEVNGELAVLERAIPAAVKALDVGGRIAVLSYHSLEDRLVKQVFAAGAATTAPPGLPVVPERYQPRLKLLTRGAELPTEEEIAENRRAAPARLRGAQRIREDVE, from the coding sequence TTGAGCCAGAGTCGACACGTCCCGGTGATGCTCCAGCGGTGCCTGGATCTGCTGGCACCCGCCCTGGAGGGGCCGGACCCGGTGGTCGTCGACTGCACTCTCGGCCTCGGCGGTCACAGCGAGGCGCTCCTGGAGAGGTTCCCCGGGATCCACCTCGTCGCCCTCGACCGCGACAAGGAGGCCCTGCGCCTGTCCGGCGAGCGTCTCGCGCCCTACGGGGATCGCGCCACCCTCGTCCACGCCGTGTACGACGAGCTCCCCGAGGTACTGCACAAGCTCGGCATCGCGCGCGTGCAGGGCGTGCTGTTCGACCTCGGCGTCTCCTCCATGCAACTCGACGAGGCCGACCGCGGCTTCGCCTACGCCCAGGACGCCCCGCTCGACATGCGCATGGACCAGACGTCCGGGGTCAGCGCCGCCGAGGTCCTCAACACGTACCCGCCGGGCGAGCTGGTGCGCATCCTGAGGGCGTACGGCGAGGAGAAGCAGGCCAAGCGGATCGTGTCCGCGATCGTGCGTGAGCGGGAGAAGGAGCCGTTCAGCACCAGCGCGCGGCTGGTCGAGCTGATCCGGGACGCGCTGCCGCAGGCCGCCAAGCGCACCGGCGGCAACCCGGCCAAGCGCACCTTCCAGGCCCTGCGCATCGAGGTCAACGGCGAGCTCGCCGTCCTGGAGCGGGCGATCCCGGCCGCCGTGAAGGCGCTGGACGTGGGCGGGCGGATCGCGGTGCTGTCGTACCACTCGCTGGAGGACCGGCTGGTCAAGCAGGTGTTCGCGGCGGGTGCCGCCACCACGGCGCCGCCCGGGCTGCCCGTCGTGCCCGAGCGCTACCAGCCGCGGCTCAAGCTGCTCACGCGCGGTGCCGAACTCCCCACCGAGGAGGAGATCGCCGAGAACCGGCGGGCGGCACCGGCGCGGCTGCGCGGCGCCCAGCGCATCAGGGAGGACGTCGAGTGA
- a CDS encoding beta-class carbonic anhydrase, with protein MDMTTSASVSPGPESAPASGGTVTDRIVEANAQYAAAFGNAGMDAKPALHVAVVACMDARLDPLAALGLALGDCHTIRNAGGVVTDDVIRSLAISQRKLGTRSVVLVHHTGCGMETLTEDFRGELEAEVGQRPAWAVECFSDVDQDVRQSMRRVRTSPFLPHTDDVRGFVFDVKTGLLREIDPAS; from the coding sequence ATGGATATGACGACTTCTGCATCGGTTTCCCCAGGTCCGGAGAGCGCCCCAGCCTCGGGCGGCACGGTCACGGACCGTATCGTCGAGGCGAACGCCCAGTACGCCGCCGCCTTCGGCAACGCCGGGATGGACGCCAAGCCCGCCCTGCACGTAGCGGTCGTGGCCTGCATGGACGCCCGCCTCGACCCGCTCGCCGCGCTCGGTCTGGCGCTCGGCGACTGCCACACCATCCGCAATGCCGGCGGCGTCGTCACCGACGACGTGATCCGCTCCCTCGCCATCAGCCAGCGCAAGCTGGGCACGCGCAGCGTCGTCCTCGTCCACCACACCGGCTGCGGCATGGAGACCCTGACCGAGGACTTCCGGGGCGAGCTGGAGGCCGAGGTCGGCCAGCGCCCGGCGTGGGCGGTGGAGTGCTTCTCGGACGTCGACCAGGACGTACGGCAGTCGATGCGGCGCGTGCGCACCTCGCCGTTCCTGCCGCACACGGACGACGTGCGGGGGTTCGTCTTCGACGTGAAAACCGGCCTGCTGCGGGAGATCGACCCCGCCTCCTGA
- a CDS encoding AAA family ATPase codes for MTTYDDRASLTDLTAVVERVRESVEGVIEGKPEVVRLSLTVLLAEGHLLIEDVPGVGKTMLAKALARTIDCSVRRIQFTPDLLPSDITGVSIWDQQRRDFEFKPGAIFAQVVIGDEINRASPKTQSALLESMEERQVTIDGKTYELPSPFMVVATQNPVEMEGTYPLPEAQRDRFMARVSVGYPSAEAELQMLDVHGGVSPLEDLQPVAHAHEILKLIEAVRGVHVAEPVRRYAVDLVGATRTHPDLRLGASPRATLHLLRAAKASAALSGREYALPDDVQALAVAVLAHRLLPTAQAQLNRRTAEQVVEEILQRTPVPSAPQQQSGLGAVGRTAPAYPSHPPRRL; via the coding sequence GTGACGACCTATGACGATCGAGCGAGCCTCACTGATCTGACCGCCGTGGTGGAGCGCGTGCGGGAGTCGGTGGAAGGCGTGATCGAGGGCAAGCCCGAGGTCGTACGGCTCTCGCTGACCGTGCTGCTCGCCGAGGGACACCTGCTGATCGAGGACGTCCCGGGCGTCGGCAAGACGATGCTCGCCAAGGCACTGGCGCGGACCATCGACTGCTCGGTGCGGCGCATCCAGTTCACGCCCGACCTGCTGCCCTCGGACATCACCGGTGTGTCCATATGGGACCAGCAGCGCCGCGACTTCGAGTTCAAGCCGGGCGCGATCTTCGCGCAGGTCGTGATCGGCGACGAGATCAACCGCGCCTCGCCCAAGACGCAGTCCGCGCTCCTGGAGTCCATGGAGGAGCGCCAGGTCACCATCGACGGCAAGACCTACGAACTGCCCAGCCCCTTCATGGTGGTGGCGACGCAGAACCCGGTCGAGATGGAGGGCACCTACCCGCTGCCGGAGGCCCAGCGCGACCGCTTCATGGCCCGGGTCTCGGTCGGTTACCCGAGCGCCGAGGCCGAGCTTCAGATGCTGGACGTGCACGGCGGTGTCTCGCCGCTGGAGGACCTCCAGCCCGTGGCCCACGCGCACGAGATCCTCAAGCTGATCGAGGCGGTGCGCGGCGTCCACGTCGCCGAGCCGGTCCGGCGCTACGCGGTCGACCTGGTCGGCGCCACGCGCACGCACCCCGATCTGAGACTGGGCGCCTCCCCGCGCGCGACGCTGCACCTGCTGCGCGCGGCGAAGGCGTCCGCGGCCCTGAGCGGCCGGGAGTACGCGCTGCCGGACGACGTGCAGGCACTCGCCGTCGCCGTCCTGGCCCACCGTCTGCTGCCCACCGCCCAGGCCCAGCTCAACCGCCGCACCGCCGAGCAGGTCGTCGAGGAGATCCTCCAGCGCACCCCAGTGCCGTCGGCGCCGCAGCAGCAGAGCGGCCTCGGTGCTGTGGGCCGTACGGCGCCCGCGTATCCCTCGCACCCGCCGCGGAGGCTGTGA
- a CDS encoding DUF58 domain-containing protein translates to MTTAGTGQSEADRGEKGGIRTALAGLTTRGRSFLAAGVAAAVCSYVLGQSDLLRVGLLLAVLPLVCATVLYRTRYRVAGSRRLSPARVPAGGEARVHLRMDNVSRLPTGLLMLQDRVPYVLGPRPRFVLDRMEAGARREVSYRVRSDLRGRYPLGPLQLRLTDPFGMCELTRSFSTYDNLTVIPRVEPLAPVRFSGEAKGYGDGRQRSLALAGEDDVIPRGYRYGDDLRRVHWRSTARYGELMVRREEQPQRARCTVLLDTRGIAYQGAGPDSAFEWAVAGAASVLVHMLERGFSVRLLTDTGNAVPGEGSDGFAGASQGSADAAGLMMDTLAVIDHSDGAGLSRAYDVLRGGSEGLLVAFLGDLDEEQAAVASRMRQRSSGAVAFVLDSDTWVREPSDVSGPLDGSEERLRMLREAGWTALGVPQGASVDELWRQADRERRGMAAASGGEGPS, encoded by the coding sequence ATGACCACCGCGGGGACGGGGCAGTCGGAGGCCGACCGGGGCGAGAAGGGCGGCATCCGCACCGCCCTGGCCGGTCTGACCACCCGCGGACGCTCCTTCCTGGCCGCCGGTGTCGCGGCCGCCGTCTGTTCGTATGTGCTCGGGCAGAGCGACCTGCTGCGCGTGGGTCTGCTGCTGGCGGTGCTGCCGCTGGTGTGCGCGACGGTGCTGTACCGCACGCGCTACCGGGTCGCGGGCAGCCGCCGCCTCTCCCCCGCGCGCGTGCCGGCCGGCGGCGAGGCCCGGGTCCATCTGCGGATGGACAACGTCTCGCGGCTGCCCACGGGCCTGCTGATGCTCCAGGACCGGGTGCCGTACGTGCTCGGTCCCCGGCCCCGTTTCGTGCTCGACCGGATGGAGGCGGGCGCCCGCCGCGAGGTGTCCTACCGGGTGCGCTCCGACCTGCGCGGCCGCTACCCGCTGGGCCCGCTCCAGCTGCGCCTGACCGACCCGTTCGGCATGTGCGAGCTGACCCGGTCCTTCTCCACGTACGACAACCTGACGGTGATCCCGCGCGTGGAGCCGCTGGCGCCGGTGCGGTTCAGCGGCGAGGCGAAGGGATACGGAGACGGGCGGCAGCGTTCGCTCGCGCTGGCCGGCGAGGACGACGTGATCCCGCGCGGGTACCGCTACGGCGACGACCTGCGCCGGGTGCACTGGCGCTCCACCGCCCGCTACGGCGAGCTGATGGTGCGCCGTGAGGAGCAGCCACAGCGCGCCCGCTGCACGGTGCTGCTCGACACCCGGGGCATCGCCTACCAGGGCGCGGGCCCGGACTCGGCCTTCGAGTGGGCCGTGGCGGGCGCCGCGTCCGTGCTGGTGCACATGCTCGAACGGGGCTTCTCGGTACGGCTGTTGACGGACACCGGCAACGCCGTGCCCGGCGAGGGCTCAGACGGCTTCGCGGGCGCGAGCCAGGGGTCGGCGGACGCGGCCGGGCTGATGATGGACACCCTCGCGGTGATCGACCACTCCGACGGTGCGGGTCTGTCCCGGGCCTACGACGTGCTGCGCGGCGGGAGCGAGGGGCTGCTGGTGGCCTTCCTCGGCGACCTGGACGAGGAGCAGGCGGCCGTGGCGTCCAGAATGCGGCAGCGCAGCTCAGGCGCGGTCGCCTTCGTGCTGGACAGCGACACCTGGGTGCGGGAACCGAGCGACGTGTCCGGTCCGTTGGACGGGAGCGAGGAGCGGCTGCGCATGCTGCGCGAGGCGGGCTGGACGGCCCTCGGGGTGCCGCAGGGTGCCTCCGTGGACGAGCTGTGGCGGCAGGCGGACCGGGAGCGCAGGGGGATGGCCGCCGCGAGCGGCGGGGAGGGACCGTCATGA
- a CDS encoding transglutaminase TgpA family protein, producing MSGRVRLTLGAWAATLMAACALLPLVKPATWIVQAAFLLAVQAGVGAAARRVPLARPLTVAAQAVVTVLLLTFVFAREQALAGLVPGPDALDRFALLLRQGGDDIARYAIPAPLESDGIRLMLIGGVLIIGLLVDTLAVTFRSAAPAGLPLLALYSVAAGLSDGGTDWLWFLVAAAGYLMLLLAEGRDRLSQWGRVFGGAPRTAGGEPSGVAAPVRTGRRIGVVALGIALVVPLGLPAMNGGLLDSVGTGAGGGTGGGGTISAVNPLVSLRDNLNVDEDRQVLSVKTKMADVSDLYLRIVSLDDFDGTTWKPSRRSITAVPDGTFPTPIGLGPDVKRTEVDTTITAARWYAQNWLPMPYPPSGVAIRGNWRYEPLGMTLVGDHGQNTQGLTYQVKSLDVQPTAEQLASAAPPPAAIVRDFTKLPDSLPSVVARTARQVTAGAANPYDQAVKLQDWFAVTGGFEYDTQVQVGSGSEGIVRFLKDKQGFCVHFSFAMAAMARSLGIPARVAVGFAPGSPQADGSVSVGLRDAHAWPELYFEGVGWTRFEPTPNRGSLPPYTLPESPGNSVPDVARPSQTTSAAPSPTPSASDSCTPEQKKLDGGCASESPQAVLPSGDDGPKWYVILAWALAGLAVLALPLAPMLWRLRTRAVRLGAHGRSDADAAPHTLAVWQELTDTAWDFGIAPDESQTPRKAAARIVRLGSLDATAAASVHRVANAVEQVLYAPHPRPTAGLTEDVRRAAAGLSAQVGRGTRLRAVLVPRSTVRVVWAASAWWSGVRERALALRPTWRKASGQQG from the coding sequence ATGAGCGGGCGGGTACGACTGACGCTGGGCGCATGGGCGGCCACGCTGATGGCCGCGTGCGCCCTGCTGCCCCTCGTCAAGCCGGCCACGTGGATCGTGCAGGCGGCCTTCCTGCTGGCCGTGCAGGCGGGCGTGGGTGCCGCGGCCCGCAGGGTGCCGCTGGCGCGCCCGCTGACGGTGGCGGCCCAGGCCGTGGTCACGGTGCTGCTGCTGACGTTCGTGTTCGCCCGTGAGCAGGCCCTCGCCGGGCTGGTGCCCGGACCGGACGCCCTCGACCGCTTCGCGCTCCTGCTCCGGCAGGGCGGGGACGACATCGCGCGGTACGCGATCCCGGCGCCCCTGGAGTCCGACGGCATCCGGCTGATGCTCATCGGCGGCGTCCTGATCATCGGGCTGCTGGTGGACACCCTCGCGGTGACCTTCCGCAGCGCCGCCCCGGCCGGGCTGCCGCTGCTCGCGCTGTACTCGGTGGCCGCGGGGCTGTCCGACGGGGGCACGGACTGGCTGTGGTTCCTGGTCGCGGCGGCCGGCTATCTGATGCTGCTCCTGGCCGAGGGGCGGGACCGGCTCTCCCAGTGGGGCCGGGTCTTCGGCGGTGCCCCGCGCACGGCCGGAGGGGAACCGAGCGGCGTGGCCGCCCCGGTCCGCACCGGCCGGCGCATCGGCGTGGTCGCGCTGGGCATCGCCCTGGTGGTGCCGCTCGGCCTGCCCGCGATGAACGGCGGCCTGCTGGACTCCGTGGGCACGGGCGCGGGCGGCGGCACGGGCGGCGGCGGCACGATCTCCGCCGTGAACCCACTGGTCTCGCTGCGCGACAACCTGAACGTGGACGAGGACCGGCAGGTCCTCTCCGTGAAGACGAAGATGGCCGACGTCTCGGACCTCTACCTGCGGATCGTGTCCCTGGACGACTTCGACGGCACCACCTGGAAGCCGTCCCGGCGGTCCATCACCGCCGTGCCCGACGGCACGTTCCCGACCCCGATCGGCCTCGGCCCCGACGTCAAACGCACGGAGGTCGACACCACGATCACGGCGGCCCGCTGGTACGCCCAGAACTGGCTGCCCATGCCGTACCCGCCGAGCGGCGTCGCCATCCGGGGCAACTGGCGTTACGAGCCCCTGGGCATGACCCTGGTCGGCGACCACGGCCAGAACACACAAGGGCTGACGTACCAGGTCAAGAGCCTGGACGTGCAGCCGACGGCGGAACAGCTGGCCTCGGCGGCGCCCCCGCCGGCGGCCATCGTGCGCGACTTCACCAAGCTGCCCGACTCGCTGCCGTCGGTGGTGGCCCGCACCGCCCGCCAGGTCACGGCGGGGGCCGCCAACCCCTACGACCAGGCGGTCAAGCTCCAGGACTGGTTCGCCGTGACCGGCGGCTTCGAGTACGACACCCAGGTGCAGGTCGGCAGCGGCTCGGAGGGGATCGTCCGCTTCCTGAAGGACAAGCAGGGCTTCTGCGTGCACTTCTCCTTCGCGATGGCGGCGATGGCCCGCTCCCTGGGCATACCGGCCCGGGTCGCGGTGGGCTTCGCGCCCGGTTCCCCGCAGGCGGACGGCTCGGTGTCGGTGGGGCTGCGCGACGCGCACGCCTGGCCCGAGCTGTACTTCGAGGGCGTGGGCTGGACGCGCTTCGAGCCGACTCCCAACCGTGGCTCGTTGCCGCCGTACACCCTGCCGGAGAGCCCCGGCAACTCGGTGCCGGACGTGGCGCGCCCGTCCCAGACGACGTCCGCCGCGCCGTCCCCGACGCCCTCGGCGAGCGACAGCTGCACGCCGGAGCAGAAGAAGCTGGACGGCGGGTGCGCGAGCGAGTCCCCGCAGGCGGTGCTGCCCAGCGGCGACGACGGCCCGAAGTGGTACGTGATCCTGGCCTGGGCCCTGGCCGGGCTCGCCGTCCTGGCGCTCCCGCTGGCACCGATGCTGTGGCGCCTGCGGACCCGCGCGGTACGGCTGGGGGCGCACGGCCGCAGTGATGCGGACGCGGCGCCGCACACGCTGGCCGTCTGGCAGGAGCTGACCGACACGGCCTGGGACTTCGGCATCGCGCCGGACGAGTCACAGACGCCGCGCAAGGCGGCCGCTCGCATCGTCCGGCTGGGCTCCCTCGACGCGACGGCCGCGGCCTCGGTGCACCGGGTGGCGAACGCGGTGGAGCAGGTCCTGTACGCACCGCACCCCCGCCCGACGGCGGGCCTCACGGAGGACGTCCGCCGTGCGGCAGCGGGCCTGAGCGCCCAGGTCGGCCGCGGCACCAGGCTCCGTGCGGTCCTGGTCCCACGCTCCACCGTGCGTGTGGTGTGGGCGGCGTCGGCCTGGTGGTCGGGCGTGCGGGAACGTGCCCTGGCGCTGCGGCCGACGTGGCGGAAGGCATCGGGGCAGCAGGGCTGA
- a CDS encoding DUF3040 domain-containing protein codes for MPLSEHEQRMLEQMERALYAEDPKFATALEGSGLRTYTRRRVYQAVAGFLVGIALLMAGMVAKQVWLSVVGFLVMLGCAVLAVTGWRKAPKPGEQAAGAGGQPAARRQGRQRRSMMDRIEQRWQKRRDEQGGH; via the coding sequence GTGCCGCTCTCGGAGCACGAGCAGCGCATGCTCGAGCAGATGGAGCGAGCGCTGTACGCCGAAGATCCCAAGTTCGCGACGGCGCTCGAGGGAAGCGGGCTGCGTACGTACACCCGGCGACGGGTCTACCAGGCGGTCGCGGGCTTCCTCGTGGGTATTGCGCTCCTCATGGCCGGTATGGTCGCCAAACAGGTCTGGCTCAGCGTCGTGGGCTTCCTCGTCATGCTGGGCTGTGCGGTGCTCGCCGTGACCGGCTGGCGCAAGGCCCCCAAGCCGGGTGAACAGGCGGCCGGGGCCGGCGGACAGCCGGCCGCCCGCCGCCAGGGCCGGCAGCGGCGCTCCATGATGGACCGCATCGAGCAGCGCTGGCAGAAGCGCCGCGACGAGCAGGGCGGCCATTAG
- a CDS encoding methyltransferase has product MSDPMRPRASLRTAVVWEVLKDALDRQVKATGRESLDVLDTGGGSGKFAVPVARLGHRVTVVDPSPNALFALERRAAEAGVADRVKGVQGDAHGLFDVAERGGYDVVLCHGVLEYVDDPAEGVRNAVAALRSEGVLSLLAAGLGGAVLARALAGHFKEARQALDDPNGRWGMGDPVPRRFTADQLTGLVEGAGLRVGAVHGVRVFADLVPGVLVDTEPGALEELLKLEEAAAELPAFHSVATQLHVLGETPGASEAIETDGSIEA; this is encoded by the coding sequence GTGTCGGACCCGATGCGCCCCCGCGCCTCACTCCGTACCGCCGTGGTCTGGGAGGTCCTCAAGGACGCCCTGGACCGCCAGGTCAAGGCCACGGGTCGGGAGTCGCTGGACGTCCTCGACACCGGGGGCGGCAGCGGCAAGTTCGCGGTGCCCGTCGCCCGTCTCGGCCACCGGGTCACCGTCGTCGACCCCAGCCCCAACGCGCTGTTCGCCCTGGAGCGCCGCGCCGCCGAGGCAGGAGTCGCCGACCGGGTGAAGGGCGTGCAGGGCGACGCCCACGGCCTCTTCGACGTGGCCGAGCGCGGTGGCTACGACGTGGTGCTGTGCCACGGCGTCCTGGAGTACGTGGACGACCCGGCCGAGGGCGTCCGCAACGCGGTGGCCGCCCTGCGCTCGGAGGGCGTGCTCAGCCTGCTCGCCGCCGGTCTGGGCGGTGCCGTGCTGGCCCGCGCCCTCGCCGGTCACTTCAAGGAGGCCCGGCAGGCGCTCGACGACCCGAACGGGCGATGGGGCATGGGTGACCCCGTCCCACGCCGCTTCACCGCCGACCAGCTCACGGGACTGGTCGAGGGCGCGGGCCTGCGTGTCGGCGCCGTGCACGGCGTGCGGGTCTTCGCCGACCTCGTGCCCGGCGTCCTCGTCGACACCGAGCCCGGCGCCCTGGAGGAGCTGCTGAAGCTGGAGGAGGCCGCAGCCGAGCTTCCCGCCTTCCACTCGGTGGCCACGCAGCTTCATGTGCTCGGTGAGACTCCTGGGGCCAGTGAGGCAATCGAGACGGATGGGTCGATCGAGGCCTGA
- a CDS encoding SAV_6107 family HEPN domain-containing protein: MASYHAAAARRRRATGPAPSLTGPASDVHPVLRRATAPPAALDLLAQARAGLDEAAVLETPNERYATAHLAALRTAAAVLAARGRPETSPRARAKIRSAWEVLPEIAPELSEWSALFASGARRRARAEAGIQDAASSRDADDLIRDVAMFLRLVERMLVLQPVLPQPRPDQDQPEGPGEGRDMPDAG; this comes from the coding sequence ATGGCCAGCTACCACGCAGCAGCCGCCCGCCGGCGCCGCGCCACCGGCCCTGCCCCCTCACTGACCGGCCCGGCGAGCGACGTGCACCCCGTGCTGCGCCGGGCCACGGCCCCGCCCGCCGCCCTCGACCTGCTCGCCCAGGCCCGCGCCGGCCTCGACGAGGCCGCCGTCCTGGAAACACCGAACGAGCGCTACGCGACGGCCCATCTCGCCGCCCTGCGCACCGCCGCCGCCGTGCTCGCCGCCCGTGGGCGGCCGGAGACCTCGCCCCGGGCCCGGGCCAAGATCAGGAGCGCCTGGGAAGTGCTCCCCGAGATCGCGCCCGAACTGTCCGAGTGGAGCGCGTTGTTCGCCTCCGGCGCCCGGCGCCGCGCCCGGGCCGAGGCGGGCATCCAGGACGCGGCCAGCAGCCGGGACGCCGACGACCTGATACGGGACGTGGCGATGTTCCTGCGCCTCGTCGAGCGCATGCTGGTCCTCCAGCCGGTCCTCCCGCAGCCCCGCCCGGACCAGGACCAGCCGGAGGGACCGGGGGAGGGGCGGGACATGCCGGACGCGGGCTGA